The DNA sequence AGCCTTCAGCTGCTGATAAAAAAGCATGGAAAGAAGCAGGTATGTCTTTAGCCAAAGAGTATTCCGAGGAAGATAAATATTCTAAGCAGTTAGTGGATATATTAAACGCACAATAATTTATAGGAGTACGGGTGAGCCATAGGCTCACCTTTTTTAAGGAGCAAAAATGATTGTCCCAGTATTACAAGGTTATTGTCGCTTAGTCCGTTATATCGTAAAAGGTATTGGGCATACTGTGCCGTTTTTACTGCCACTATTGGCGGGTATTGTGGCCTTTGAAGTCTTTTCGCGCTATATCTTAAATTCACCGACCATTTGGGTTTATGATACTTCTTTATTTTTATTTGGTTATATCTCGGCACTCGGCGGCGCTTATGCACAACAGAGAAATGCACATATCAATGTTGATATTATCTATCTAAAAGTACCGTTGTATTTACGCCGGGTGTTTAACGTTATTACCATTATTCTGGCGGTTGGCTTCTTAATACTGTTAGCTAAAATGAGTTTTGAAAAATTTCAGGAAAGTTTAAAATTTACTTACCGTACGCCAAGTGAATGGGCACCTGAGGTGTATCATTTCTGGTTAATGATGACGGTCTCAGCGGTTATTTTTATTGCTGAGTATTCAGCTGAATTGATTGAGAATATTTATTACCTTTTCACTCGCAAAGAGCTTTCTTCAAAAATCAGCAGTCAGTAAGAGTCTGTAACAGAACTATCTGTCTGCAGATTATTTGAATAACGAATATTACGCGATAAAAATAAAGAAGTAGGATACTCAGATGGAAATTGAATTATTAACGGGCATTTTATTGCTCTGTATTTTAGTGGCCTTTGCCTTAGGTGCTCAGGTTGGACTTGCATTGGCGGGGATCGCCATGGGGGTTGGTTATTTAGTATGGGGTGAGGCATTATTTAATGTTATTCCAAGCACGGTTGAAGGTACCTTTTTTAACTTTATTCTGCTTGCCATTCCCCTGTATATTTATATGGGACAGATTCTGACTCGCTCGGGTATTGGTGATGCGATGTTTAATGCCAGTCAATTAGTGATTGGGCGACTGCGCGGATCGCTTGCAATCAGTGTGATTGGGGTTTGTTCTATGATTGGCGCGATGGTGGGTATTATTGGTGCGGGTATTATGACCTCCAGCAGTATTGCACTTCAGCCGATGTTAGATCGTGGTTATGATAAACGACTCGCACTAGGCGTTATTATGGCGGGGGGATCTCTCGGTATTCTCATTCCGCCCAGTATCCCGATGATTATGTTTGCGGCTGCCACCCAAAACTCTGTTGGGAGGATGTTTTTAGCGGCGATGGTGCCGGCATTAATTACGATTGTTTTACTCATTAGTTATGTGCTTATTACCTGTAAGTTAAATCCTGAGAAAGCACCGCTTGATAAAGAGAATGATATTCAAATCCCCAAAGGTTACGAGTTATTTAGAACTATTCGTGATGGTTTCTCTTCACTGCTGCTGATTGTCGCGGTACTCGGCAGTATTATTATCGGCATTGCCACGCCAACAGAATCGGGTGCCATCGGGGTAGTCGGTGCGATTATTCTGGCGATACTCTTTAAACGTTTTAAACCTGCCATTATGATTAAAGCCGGCTTGCAGACTTCAATTTTAGTGAGTGTCGCAATGTGGATTATTTTAGGCGCTTCTGTATTTAGTAATTTCCATCTTCTGATGGGGGTACAAACTATGGTGGCAGGGTTTGCAACCAGCTTAGATTTACCGCCAATCTACATTATTATTATGTTTCAACTCATTATGCTGC is a window from the Psychromonas ingrahamii 37 genome containing:
- a CDS encoding TRAP transporter small permease subunit, with product MIVPVLQGYCRLVRYIVKGIGHTVPFLLPLLAGIVAFEVFSRYILNSPTIWVYDTSLFLFGYISALGGAYAQQRNAHINVDIIYLKVPLYLRRVFNVITIILAVGFLILLAKMSFEKFQESLKFTYRTPSEWAPEVYHFWLMMTVSAVIFIAEYSAELIENIYYLFTRKELSSKISSQ
- a CDS encoding TRAP transporter large permease, yielding MEIELLTGILLLCILVAFALGAQVGLALAGIAMGVGYLVWGEALFNVIPSTVEGTFFNFILLAIPLYIYMGQILTRSGIGDAMFNASQLVIGRLRGSLAISVIGVCSMIGAMVGIIGAGIMTSSSIALQPMLDRGYDKRLALGVIMAGGSLGILIPPSIPMIMFAAATQNSVGRMFLAAMVPALITIVLLISYVLITCKLNPEKAPLDKENDIQIPKGYELFRTIRDGFSSLLLIVAVLGSIIIGIATPTESGAIGVVGAIILAILFKRFKPAIMIKAGLQTSILVSVAMWIILGASVFSNFHLLMGVQTMVAGFATSLDLPPIYIIIMFQLIMLLLGFIIDEFIIVLMCAPIFTPIAVSLGYDPIWFGVLMILNIVIAVQTPPYGFALFYLKGIAPKGITMMDIYKSVTPFILVQLVVLIICMVFPELVLWLPNKMMD